ATATATATGGTAGTCCTGTACTAACTTTCTTCTGGTATTCTATGTAATCCTGCCCAAAGAAATTAAGCAGAGTAATCTCTTCAATTAAAATGCGGTCATGGAAGAACTTCCAAGATACTCCAGTGTATGCAAGGAAACAAACTGGATTCTGGAGTATTAGCTACAAAGACAAATATAAAACTTGTCTACGCTTCagtaaaatattatacatatttaatatgaaaGATTATTACCTGCGTTCCTATAGACCAATAAAACCAGCCCACATAACTAGGATGCCTGCAAATTCTGTAAACTCCATACGTAATCAATTCGTGACTATCCATCTTTTCACTTTGCACAATATGATTAAAATTATGCTTGGCAGTAAACATTGCCAATTTCCTCAAAATTTCCCCGCAAATGCATAGTACAAGTCCAAAGTATGATATAAAAGAAGATTCTTTCATTGCAGAATAATAGTGCCTTTCTATAACAAATTCTATCCAGCTAGAACATGCTGCTACTCCATAAGCTATGCTATGATTTAGAATAAAACTGTCGATGGAAAGAGTAGAAGGATTTATCCAAGCTATGCTTAGGAATTCTGTGTAATGAAATATTGCCATTATAGTGATATACACTCCGAACATTTGCCATGAAGATGGTGCAACAAAGGACACAATAATCCCAATACCAAAGGCATATCCTAGGAGAATTGCCCTTACAGCAACCTGTTAAATGTAAGTATTCATAAAATAAATTGATGTCTTCATAATAATTCACATAAATGAATCGttataatagtaatatattcaaaatacctGATAAGCAAAGTCGCGAAACGCAAGAAGTACAAGTATATTTAAGAATCCATATTGAAATAAATGCGTAAACCAAATGTTGTTAAAATATTCTTGAAAAACATTGAATTCTAACCTTAACAATACTTCTGGTAGGATTGCGATTAAACCAGCGgcgataaaacaaaagaaactaaGCTTTCCATTGTAACACAGCATTTTCTAAGATTTATGTAACTTTATCCTACTTAAATATGTAATTCACCATTTCTATCTAATATTAATTGCAGGTTAATTTTTAACCTCACTTTAACTATAGATCGCCAACAGAATTAAATCAAATAGCTTTCCACAAAGTTTGAAAAGTATTCTTTTAGAATGTAAAAATTTCACAAATTGCGTTCCTCCTTATTTTCTGCATTTAGAAACTAGTAATAAATGACATAAAAAATTTAACTTCATTTTTTGTAAACGAATATGTATTCACAAATATTAATATCatagttattaataaataaaatatattttagccaaattataataaataaaatgaagtaGATGTGAAACAATagcatacattttttaaataatttgaagtACGTTTATTAACTATAAATTAATACgattcaattttaatttaattttatataaatcatatttttaattttctctattaaaattaatatttgtttttCTATGTTACAAGAACTTCAATTTTACATCTTCAATAATCTACAATCAACAA
This genomic stretch from Bombus affinis isolate iyBomAffi1 chromosome 16, iyBomAffi1.2, whole genome shotgun sequence harbors:
- the LOC126925459 gene encoding protein-S-isoprenylcysteine O-methyltransferase; the encoded protein is MLCYNGKLSFFCFIAAGLIAILPEVLLRLEFNVFQEYFNNIWFTHLFQYGFLNILVLLAFRDFAYQVAVRAILLGYAFGIGIIVSFVAPSSWQMFGVYITIMAIFHYTEFLSIAWINPSTLSIDSFILNHSIAYGVAACSSWIEFVIERHYYSAMKESSFISYFGLVLCICGEILRKLAMFTAKHNFNHIVQSEKMDSHELITYGVYRICRHPSYVGWFYWSIGTQLILQNPVCFLAYTGVSWKFFHDRILIEEITLLNFFGQDYIEYQKKVSTGLPYISGYKLNL